Proteins encoded by one window of Vitis riparia cultivar Riparia Gloire de Montpellier isolate 1030 chromosome 11, EGFV_Vit.rip_1.0, whole genome shotgun sequence:
- the LOC117925567 gene encoding uncharacterized protein LOC117925567, with protein MSRRTTQVLESIHLMNTAQIFREAIRIIFLHPTHFHSISIFLFSPLPISLFMSHFLIHQFPQIPISALKAIDHSLGQHGVLPLPKLLPKTLVHIIICFPSIITFSLLGRAATVQAVSDGYHGINLDRRRLLMRSGLVWVKLLHTSFWEFLIVLGLFGALVASLATVPKILFAFGVCSRVLGFLSVLGFAGIPFCVVFAHVMIVGNLARVVSVVESECYGFDSIVKAKRLMESRRHTALVMALLSNVGLRLVECLFEFRMCRGMSLWEGPLLVSMYSLVLVLDTVMNAVFYYACKPPDFSVF; from the coding sequence ATGTCAAGAAGAACGACCCAAGTCCTCGAATCAATCCACCTGATGAACACAGCCCAGATTTTCAGAGAAGCAATCAGAATTATATTTCTCCACCCAACCCATTTCCATTCCATCTCCATCTTCCTATTCTCACCATTACCAATCTCCCTCTTCATGTCTCACTTCCTCATTCACCAGTTTCCACAAATACCAATCTCAGCACTTAAAGCCATAGACCATTCACTTGGGCAGCATGGAGTTCTTCCCCTGCCCAAACTTCTACCCAAAACCCTTGTTCACATCATCATTTGCTTCCCTTCAATTATCACTTTCTCTCTCCTTGGAAGAGCTGCTACCGTTCAGGCAGTTTCAGATGGTTACCATGGAATCAACCTAGACAGAAGAAGGCTACTTATGAGAAGTGGATTGGTTTGGGTCAAGCTTCTCCACACAAGTTTCTGGGAGTTTCTTATTGTACTTGGCCTTTTTGGAGCTTTGGTGGCTAGTTTGGCAACAGTGCCAAAGATTTTGTTTGCATTTGGGGTATGTTCGAGGGTATTAGGATTTTTGAGTGTCCTGGGGTTTGCAGGGATACCCTTTTGTGTTGTATTTGCCCATGTTATGATTGTGGGGAACTTGGCAAGGGTTGTGTCAGTAGTGGAGAGTGAGTGTTACGGGTTTGATTCTATAGTAAAGGCTAAGAGACTCATGGAAAGCAGGCGACATACAGCCCTAGTCATGGCTTTGTTGAGTAATGTGGGACTTAGACTTGTAGAATGTTTGTTTGAATTTAGGATGTGTAGAGGGATGAGTTTGTGGGAAGGCCCCCTGTTGGTTTCCATGTATTCTTTGGTGCTTGTTTTGGACACAGTCATGAATGCTGTCTTCTACTATGCATGTAAACCTCCAGATTTCAGCGTCTTCTGA